One stretch of Cedecea neteri DNA includes these proteins:
- the bcsZ gene encoding cellulose synthase complex periplasmic endoglucanase BcsZ, producing the protein MKISSVLLMVGLMLTAVTGQAACTWPAWEQFKQNYISDQGRVIDPSDERKITTSEGQSYALFFALAANDRAMFDQLLSWTENNLAEGALKDHLPAWLWGKNDKDEWTVLDTNSASDADMWIVWSLLEAGRLWHEPAYKRLGEKLLQRVAKEEVIKIPGLGFSLLPGRVGFNHSPEWRLNPSYLPPQVLQRVVRYRGPWPAMRAANQRLLLETAPKGFSPNWADWREGKGWQFATDDARYGSYDSIRVYLWVGMMADDDPHKARLLKAFQPMADMTIKQGLPPEKVEVQTGNIQGNGPVGFSAAMLPFLQDSEAREVQRQRVKDNFPQADAYYSYVLTLFGQGWDQKRFRFNSLGELIPSWGQVCASSH; encoded by the coding sequence ATGAAAATCAGCTCCGTACTGCTGATGGTCGGGCTGATGTTGACAGCCGTTACCGGGCAGGCCGCCTGTACCTGGCCTGCCTGGGAGCAGTTTAAACAGAACTACATCAGCGACCAGGGAAGGGTTATCGACCCCAGCGATGAACGCAAAATTACCACCTCGGAAGGGCAAAGTTATGCGCTCTTCTTTGCGCTGGCCGCTAACGACAGGGCAATGTTCGACCAGCTGCTGAGCTGGACGGAAAACAACCTTGCAGAAGGGGCGCTAAAAGACCATCTGCCCGCCTGGTTATGGGGCAAAAACGACAAAGACGAGTGGACGGTTTTAGACACTAACTCTGCCTCTGACGCCGACATGTGGATTGTCTGGAGCCTGCTGGAGGCGGGGCGTTTGTGGCATGAGCCTGCCTATAAGCGCCTTGGCGAAAAGCTGCTTCAGCGCGTGGCGAAAGAGGAAGTGATTAAAATCCCTGGGCTTGGTTTTTCACTGTTGCCTGGGCGTGTGGGTTTTAACCATTCCCCTGAGTGGCGGCTGAACCCAAGCTACCTTCCGCCGCAGGTGCTACAGCGGGTGGTTCGCTACCGTGGCCCATGGCCGGCGATGCGGGCGGCTAATCAGCGGTTACTGCTCGAGACTGCGCCAAAAGGATTCTCCCCAAACTGGGCTGACTGGCGCGAAGGCAAAGGCTGGCAGTTTGCGACAGATGATGCCCGCTACGGCAGCTATGACTCGATACGCGTTTACCTTTGGGTTGGCATGATGGCCGACGACGATCCGCACAAGGCCCGGCTGCTAAAGGCATTCCAGCCGATGGCCGATATGACGATTAAACAAGGTTTGCCGCCGGAAAAAGTCGAGGTGCAAACCGGAAATATTCAGGGCAACGGGCCGGTGGGTTTCTCCGCCGCGATGCTGCCTTTTTTACAGGATAGCGAAGCGCGGGAAGTGCAGCGCCAGCGGGTTAAGGACAATTTCCCCCAGGCTGACGCCTATTACAGCTACGTTTTAACGCTCTTTGGTCAGGGATGGGATCAAAAACGTTTTCGCTTCAATTCTCTGGGTGAATTAATCCCGAGCTGGGGTCAGGTATGCGCAAGTTCTCATTAA
- the bcsC gene encoding cellulose synthase complex outer membrane protein BcsC — translation MRKFSLSLVTLSLGMALMPMAQAALTPQQQLLDQVRMGEASKREDIVRQSLARLELMAPDDPDVISARMRYMLRQGDNAGAKKQLERLAKLAPGSDGYKQSQSTMMLTSADGRQQLQEARLLAASGHTEQAITAYEKMFGGNPPEGDLAIEYWMLMAKRPGGANQAIDKFKALDAAAPGNAELRGNLARLMFANDRSAEAYQMLEKMSKSNSSRGDAAVQWYGQIKNLPAGPESVAALQRFLTVFTEGDTVASAREQLAQQQKQLADPAFRARAKGLEDVSGGRGNQAIPQLKEALNAKQNDSEVVGALGQAYSQQGKRALAVQQFEKAIQMDPESDNRGKWDSLLKTNRYWLLIEQGDTQLKANNPDAALQKYQQAQRIDNTDSYAVLGFGDVAVAKKDDAGAERYYQQALRMDRGNSNAIRGLANVYRRQSPERAAAYIQSLSSSQRKSIDDIERSLTADRLEQQATALESQGQWAKAADVQRQRLKLDPDSVWITYRLSNDLYAAGKHSEADSLMRGLAQRKPGDPEQVFAYGLYLSGNNHDAAALSHLNTLPKAQWNDNIHELADRLQFNEVMQTANRLRDGGKEKDAIALLQQQTPSDRIDLTLADWAAERGDRTTAKSQYQKVLQRSPNNEDALLGLTEVLIAEGDKPQARDLLAKLQTTPAGVTPSINTQRRVANAWAALGDNEKAAQTYAPILVAAKSQPPSMDSALVMRDAARFQAASGQPQQALETYKDAMVSSGITRTRPVDNDSFTRLTRNDEKDDWLKRGVRNDAADLYRQQDVNVTLDHEYWGSSGTPGYSDLKAHTTMLEVDAPLSDGRMWFRTDMVNMDAGSFKDNGSGYKERWGTCAEHNCFGNTKQSGNGASLAVGWKNDTWQTDIGTTPLGFDVVDVVGGVSYSNDLGPIGYTVNAHRRPISSSLLSFGGQRDPNTNTVWGGVRATGGGVSLSYDKGEANGVWSSLSADTLTGKNVADNWRVRWMTGYYYKLINENNQRLTVGLTNMVWHYEKDLSDYFLGQGGYYSPQKYVSFAVPVTWRKRTENWSWELGASGSWSYSHSNAGMRYPLRNLVPNNTNAYPDDLNGYPDRNDPSSASSSNGFGYTARALVERRISSHWSIGAGIDIQQAKDYTPSHALIFVRYSMAGWQGDMDMPPQPLVPYADF, via the coding sequence ATGCGCAAGTTCTCATTAAGTTTAGTCACTCTCTCACTGGGCATGGCGCTGATGCCGATGGCCCAGGCCGCCCTGACGCCTCAGCAGCAATTGCTCGATCAGGTGCGTATGGGCGAGGCCAGCAAGCGCGAAGATATCGTGCGTCAGTCCCTTGCCCGACTGGAGCTGATGGCACCCGACGATCCGGACGTTATTTCAGCCCGGATGCGCTACATGCTGCGCCAGGGTGACAACGCCGGGGCGAAAAAGCAGCTGGAGCGGCTGGCAAAGCTGGCCCCCGGTTCTGATGGCTACAAACAGTCTCAGTCCACCATGATGTTGACCAGCGCGGACGGCCGCCAGCAGCTGCAGGAAGCCCGGTTACTCGCGGCCAGCGGCCACACCGAGCAGGCTATTACGGCCTATGAAAAAATGTTTGGCGGCAACCCGCCTGAGGGTGATTTAGCGATTGAATACTGGATGCTGATGGCGAAGCGTCCTGGTGGTGCTAACCAGGCGATTGATAAGTTCAAAGCGCTGGACGCTGCCGCGCCGGGGAATGCCGAGCTGCGTGGCAACCTGGCACGCCTGATGTTTGCCAACGACCGCAGCGCCGAGGCTTACCAGATGCTGGAGAAGATGTCGAAGTCCAACAGCAGCCGGGGCGATGCCGCTGTGCAGTGGTATGGTCAAATTAAGAACCTGCCGGCAGGGCCAGAAAGCGTGGCGGCTTTGCAGCGTTTTCTCACCGTGTTCACCGAGGGCGATACGGTCGCCAGCGCGCGTGAACAACTCGCACAGCAGCAAAAGCAGCTGGCCGATCCGGCCTTCCGGGCGCGTGCTAAAGGTTTAGAGGACGTCAGCGGCGGGCGCGGAAACCAGGCGATCCCGCAGCTGAAAGAGGCGTTAAACGCTAAGCAGAACGACAGCGAAGTGGTTGGCGCGTTGGGGCAGGCTTATTCCCAGCAGGGAAAACGTGCCCTGGCGGTGCAGCAGTTTGAAAAAGCGATTCAGATGGATCCTGAAAGCGATAACCGCGGGAAGTGGGACAGCTTGCTCAAAACGAACCGCTACTGGCTGCTTATTGAGCAGGGTGATACCCAGCTAAAAGCCAATAATCCGGATGCCGCGCTGCAGAAGTACCAGCAGGCGCAAAGAATTGATAATACCGATAGCTATGCGGTGCTGGGCTTTGGCGATGTTGCCGTCGCCAAAAAAGACGACGCGGGCGCCGAGCGTTATTACCAGCAGGCGCTGCGCATGGATCGTGGAAACAGCAACGCCATTCGCGGACTGGCAAACGTTTATCGCCGTCAGTCGCCGGAGCGCGCTGCGGCCTATATTCAGAGCCTTTCCTCCAGCCAGCGCAAAAGCATAGATGATATTGAACGCAGCCTGACGGCAGATCGCCTGGAACAGCAGGCTACCGCGCTGGAAAGCCAGGGGCAGTGGGCAAAAGCGGCGGACGTTCAGCGTCAGCGGCTCAAGCTTGACCCGGACAGCGTATGGATTACCTATCGCCTGTCTAACGATCTCTACGCCGCCGGGAAGCATAGCGAGGCGGATAGCCTGATGCGAGGTCTTGCCCAGCGTAAACCTGGCGACCCTGAGCAGGTATTTGCCTACGGGCTTTACCTTTCAGGCAATAACCACGATGCGGCGGCGCTGAGCCACCTCAATACGCTGCCAAAAGCGCAGTGGAACGATAATATTCATGAGCTTGCCGACCGGTTGCAGTTCAACGAAGTGATGCAAACGGCTAACCGCCTGCGGGACGGCGGTAAAGAAAAAGACGCCATTGCGCTGCTTCAGCAGCAGACGCCGTCCGATCGCATTGATTTAACGCTGGCCGACTGGGCCGCCGAGCGTGGCGACCGTACCACGGCGAAATCGCAGTATCAGAAAGTCCTGCAGCGCTCGCCGAATAACGAAGACGCGCTGTTAGGCTTAACCGAGGTGCTGATCGCCGAAGGTGATAAACCGCAGGCTCGTGATCTGCTGGCTAAGCTGCAAACAACCCCGGCGGGCGTTACCCCGTCGATCAATACCCAGCGCCGGGTCGCAAATGCCTGGGCTGCTTTGGGTGATAACGAAAAAGCTGCACAAACCTATGCCCCGATTCTGGTTGCGGCGAAAAGCCAGCCGCCGTCGATGGACAGCGCGCTGGTGATGCGTGATGCCGCCCGCTTCCAGGCCGCAAGCGGCCAGCCGCAGCAGGCGCTGGAAACCTATAAAGACGCGATGGTGTCGTCAGGTATCACCCGGACGCGCCCGGTGGATAACGACAGCTTCACTCGCCTTACGCGTAATGACGAAAAAGACGACTGGCTGAAGCGTGGCGTGCGTAACGATGCCGCCGATCTTTATCGTCAGCAGGATGTGAACGTGACGCTTGACCACGAATACTGGGGTTCCAGCGGCACGCCGGGTTATTCAGATTTGAAAGCGCACACCACCATGCTGGAAGTGGACGCCCCGCTCAGCGATGGACGCATGTGGTTCCGTACCGATATGGTGAACATGGATGCCGGATCGTTCAAAGATAACGGCTCGGGCTACAAGGAGCGCTGGGGCACCTGTGCGGAACACAACTGTTTCGGCAACACAAAACAGAGTGGCAACGGCGCAAGCCTGGCCGTTGGCTGGAAAAACGATACGTGGCAGACGGATATCGGCACTACGCCGCTGGGCTTTGACGTCGTTGATGTCGTGGGCGGCGTGAGCTACAGCAACGACCTCGGGCCGATTGGCTACACCGTGAATGCGCACCGGCGGCCAATCTCCAGCTCCCTGCTTTCCTTCGGCGGGCAGCGGGATCCGAATACCAATACCGTGTGGGGCGGCGTTCGGGCAACCGGCGGCGGTGTCAGCTTGAGCTACGATAAGGGCGAAGCTAACGGCGTCTGGTCCAGCCTGAGCGCAGACACGCTTACCGGGAAAAACGTGGCCGATAACTGGCGCGTGCGCTGGATGACGGGCTACTACTACAAGCTGATCAACGAGAATAACCAGCGCCTGACCGTCGGCCTCACCAATATGGTCTGGCACTATGAAAAAGATCTTAGCGACTACTTCCTCGGCCAGGGCGGTTATTACAGCCCGCAGAAATACGTGTCGTTTGCCGTGCCGGTGACCTGGCGTAAGCGTACAGAGAACTGGTCCTGGGAGCTGGGCGCTTCCGGCTCCTGGTCCTATTCCCACAGCAATGCGGGCATGCGCTATCCGCTGCGTAACCTCGTGCCAAATAACACTAACGCCTACCCGGACGATCTCAATGGCTATCCGGACCGTAACGACCCATCCTCAGCCAGCAGCAGCAACGGCTTCGGCTACACGGCCAGGGCGCTGGTAGAGCGCCGCATCAGTTCGCACTGGTCAATCGGTGCCGGGATTGATATTCAGCAGGCCAAGGATTACACCCCAAGCCACGCGCTGATTTTCGTTCGCTACTCGATGGCGGGCTGGCAGGGCGATATGGATATGCCGCCGCAGCCGCTGGTGCCTTACGCAGACTTCTGA